The Myroides fluvii region CACCTATCCTTCTAGTTATCACCTTCTTGTAAACAAGAAACTTGTCTTTTTATTATATTCCGCTTTAATCAGGCTTATGAAATTCAATTTCCCTTATTAATACCTCCAAGCCAAAATTCTGCTTATTTTATTCCCTTGTTCCATTGCAATAATGCGTACTTCGGCCGCCTCGGATCGCTTTAACAACGATTGTAAGGGTTTGAGGTTGTCTTTATTTGACACCAATGTTGTAAACCAAACCGCTTGTCTTTTGAAGTGTTTACTCTCGTAAATATAGTTTGTGATGAAGGCTTTCTCTCCTCCTTCACACCATAATTCATTGTTCTGACCACTGAAATTTTGTACGGGTTTTCCGACTACTTCTTTTCCTAAATTTCTCAACTTTTGTGTGGTTTTGGCCAATACTTCTTCTCGAGAAGAAAAGAAAGGGGGATTGCAGATAACGACATCAAAATACTCTTTTTCTCCTATGATGTTTTTCAAGATATTTCGCTTGCTCTTCTGTTGGCGAATTTCAATATTTTGCTTCAGGTGAGGATTATTTTCCACAATGTGACTTGCTGTTTTCATTGACACTACATCCACTTCAGAACCCACAAATTCCCATCCATATTCAGCTATACCGATAATGGGATAAATTACATTGGCTCCGATTCCCAAATCCAATACTTTTACCCCTCTTCCCGTTGGTATTTTACCGCCATTTCCTTCGGCAAGTAAATCGGCTATATAGTGAATATAATCTGCACGCCCAGGAATGGGCGGACAAAGATTTGTTTTAGGCATCTCCCAAAACGTAATCTTATATTCTTTCATCAAAATAGCTTTGTTGAGTAATACCACTGCCTCAGGAAGTGCGAAATCAATCGTATCTACACCAGATGGATTCTTGCTAATGAAAGATGCTAATTCAGGAACTGCCAATTTCAATTGATCGAAATCGTATAAACCTCGATGTTTATTGCGTTCATGTAGTTTTTTCTTGATTTGCTTCTCTTCTTTCATTATCTAAATCTTTTATGCAAAATTAGACTATTTCCATGGTTTTCCTATGGTCTAACCTATTTTAATTACCGCTGGGCTACTCGGTGAATTCACTGCAATTCGGCTATAAAAACAACCGCTGATAAAATTTGTTAAAATGATACAGATTATGTAGTAAAACTTTCCTAACTTTACCTAGTTCCATCTAATGCCTATGAGACACCAAGTGCTTGTATACTCCCTAGTATTACTAGCTGTTTTCAGTTTTACACATTGTACCAATAAGCAGTTAACCTCCCCAACCGATATCGATCAGTTGTATGCTGTACAATATGATAATACGCATAAAGATAGTCTCGCTAAATCACTTGCTCATTCCGTTGCGAATGCCTTAACCTTATCCAATACGCAACACAACAGAAGTGTGATTGACAGCACTTTAAATCAGCTTCGATGGACCTTAGATTCTGTTAACTTTCAACAGTTGGCGCAAAAGAGTATTTCCTTTTCTTTACGCAAAAACGACTTGCCCCATTTGGCCCGTACCTATAACCATATGGGAATGTACTATCACGATAGTTATCAACTAGATAGTACGTTTTACTACTATATCAAGACGGAAAACATCTATAAAAAACTAAATGATTCGCTAAAAATTGGAGAAACTAAATTTTATCAAGCGCGTTTGTTGTTTGAGATGGGCTTACATATGGAAAGTGAATCCAAGGTATCTCAAGCTCTTTCTATATTAAATCAATATCCTCAAAACCCCGTTAATTTTGAAGCGAATCAGCTCATGGGATTGTGTTTAATGGAACGCAAGAACTATAAAGAGGCCGAAACCTATCTTATAACAGCCGTTCATCAGATTCAACAGGATATTACCAAACACAAAGTACTGGATACCAAACGAGCAAAAATGGCCATTGGTAATGCCTACGGCAATTTAGCAGAAGTTTGCTATAGCCAAAACAAGTTTATAGAAGCAAAAGCATATGCCCTGCGAGGACAAGCCTACCTCGAGGAAGACACCCCCATTATGCTCGTTTCTTTTCTTAGAAATACCTTGGCTCAATGCAATTATCGATTAACAAAAGACAGCCGTTTTATTCAAGAAGTGCATCAAAGTTTTATAGATGATTCTATTCTAGGAAATAGTTTTCGCATGTATTATAGCGCAATGAATCTCGCTCATTTATACCTACTAGAACAACAGCCACAACAAGCGAATACATGGGCACAGCTTGCATATACCAACGCAACCAAGCATCAGGTACTACCACAACAAGTAGAAGCGCTAGAGTTTCTTTTGACTCATGACGACTATCAAATGCACGATAAAGTGAAAGAATTAATCCGCTTGAGACAAGCCTTAACTACGCAAGAGAATCAAACGCGAAATACTTTTGCGCGTATTGCCTATCAAACGGAAGTCATTGAAAAAGAAAACAATCAACTCAAAGATCGTATCTATACCGTGGTCATTTTTGGAATAATACTGTTGTTCATCCTGATTATCAGTATATTTCGTTCTGAATTGAAGATTAAAAACAAAGAATTACAACTTGTTAAAGCACAGCGAAAAGCAAACAAAAGCATCAATGAATTAATTGTTGAACGCAACTTAATTTCTTTGGATATCAAGAAAAAAGAACGCAATAGAATAGCCAAAAACCTACATGACAGTATCGTTAATACGTTATTTGGGGTACGTTTTCACTTAGAACTACTCGATACACCCCAAACAGAAAGCAAGCAGTTGCTCATTCAGGAATTAAAGAAATTAGAAAATACAACCCGAGACATTTCACATACACTCATTGACAATAGGTTATTCAATGAGCATCAATTTGAACAAGTAGTGACGGACTTAGTATCTTTTCAGATTAACGCTTGGAAAACGCGTTTTTCTCTTGAATTTGATTCGCGTATAAACTTTGAAAAACTCGATGCTACTACCAAAATTAATCTGTACTATATCTTACAGGAGGCGATACAAAACGTCAACAAATATTCGAAGGCCACTTTGTGTACCATTGTATTTCACTACACCGCTTCTACTTTTAACCTCATCATTTGTGATAATGGTATTGGTTTTGAAAAAACAGAAGGAATGGGCATGGGAGTTTCTAACATGCATGAGCGATCTCAACAAATTAACGCTACGCTACACCTTCATTCTAAACAGGGAGAAGGTGTGATGTTAACCGTGGCTGTTCCGCATTAACGCCTTCCCAAAAATCCAATGCCCCTCTACACCCCCAGAGCTTATGTTATTGGGACTACATCTAGTTCAAATCGATTGAACCGTTCATCGCATTAAATCGTTTGTACGTTTAACACAAATTCACTTCCTACTCCATATTCACTATTCACGGCAATAGTTCCTTGCTGAGCCTCGATAAACTCTTTGCTGATTGAAAGTCCTAAGCCCGTTCCTTCCCGGTGTGTTCCTGGCACTCTAAAATAGCGATCAAAAACGCGGTTTAAGTATTCAGGAGGAATTCCTATTCCTTGATCCTTAACCTTAATGGTTGTTTGGTCCACCTCTTGTGTGACGCTAACCGCAACGACGGAGGATTCATGCGAATAGTTAATGGCGTTCGCGATTAAATTAGTCAATACCCACGTAGTCTTTTCAATATCTACACTAATAGCTTTCATCTCATCAGGCAATCTAACCTCGATTTGAATCTTTTTTTGTTCTGCTTGTATGTGATTTGCTTCTACGGCATATTGCACGATTTGCTGCACCTTGCACGGTTGTCTGTTCATTGTTATTTTGCCACTCTCTATTTGTGTCAAATTGAGTAATTCAGATGTAATCTTCAACAAGCGTCCCACATCTTCTTGAATGCTATCAACCAAGACGTTCTGTTCTTCGTTTAATGTTCCGATTCGACTGTTCTGCAGCAGTTGCAAACTCATTTTCATAGCCGATATAGGCGTTTTAAACTCATGGGAAACCGTAGCAATAAAACGCGTTTTTGCCGCATCTAATTCTTTAAACTCCGTGATGTTTTTCAGTATAATTACATGGCCAACTAATTCTTTAACAGCTTCTCCTGTTGGTGTAATCTCAATATGCAAAAATTGTTGGTCAAAGTAATTTTCTTTGTCATTGTGTATAATCTTAAAAGGTTCTTTCTCAGCTTGTGGCACTTTAATTTCCTTCAATAGCATGCGCATTAAGTCGTTGTAAATAGCAATATCTTTACTGCTTATTCCCACCATTTCTTCCTCTGAAAGCCCCAATACTTTACAAGCCTCCTCATTGACGAAAATAACCTGCATATTTTCATCCAATCCAATAACAACGTCCGACATGCTGTTAATCAATGCCTCAATTCGCTTTTTCTGTCGCATCAATTTGGCTAGATGACTGCTGTTGTACTCTTCTAACTTTTGAGCCATCGTATTGAAAGACTGTGCTAATTCACCAAATTCATCCTGTTTATCTAAAAACACCCGTTCTTTGTAATTACTACTGGCAATTTGTTTGATACTCGCCGTTAACTTCTGAATGGGGTCTGCAATATTTGAGGGTAAATTAATTAACAAGCCTAAAGCAATCACAAAACAAGCTACGCCAGCTATAGCAATCCATATTGTTGCTTGTACAGCCGTTTTATTTGCCAATTCACTCTTGAGCGCTATCGCCTGCATATTCATCTCCATTACTTCAATCAACCAAGTCCTAATTTGCAATAAATCAGTCTCACGTTGTCCGTTGCTCTTGTAGGATTCAAAGTAGTTACGCAAGGTAATGTTCATCTCCTTTTCCCCTACTTCTGTTGCATTGCCTTCTTGGTTCTTCAATTGTTCTTCAAACTGAATCAACTGTCTTTCGCCCTGCTGATCTAAAGCACGCAACATACTCTTCGCATACAAAAGCGAATTGTAGTTGTCGTGTAAAATATTGCGCGTGTCCAACTTGAGAAAGTGAATATACACCGCTCCTATTCCTCCTAAGAATACGATAAGTGTAAACAATAATCCCAGTCCTAAAGTCAGTTTTGTCTTAATTTTCATTTTGAAAAAATTATTATATCAATTGGTAAAGAAGTCAACTTTTTCAACAGTTGATTAAACACATTGGTTGCCAAAATAATCTGATACAAGCGCAAACGAGGCTTTCCAATACAAATCGTTGTAATTTGCCGTTGCTCAACTTGGATGAGAATAGCTTTAGCAATATTAGCATGCTCACTTTTAATGATTTCTGCTCCCAATTCTGTAGCTAATTTAAAATTATTAATCAAATGACGCTGTTTATCTAAAGCAATTTTATTAGGATGTTCTGGAGGTGTTTGCACATACAACACATACCACTTCGAATTGAGATAACTTGCCAATCGCGCTGTTTTTCGAATGACGTTTTTTGCATTCTTTTCATTAGAGCTAATACACGCCATAAAACGACTAGGTTTAACCGAAATAGACCTACTCACTTCAGTAGCTACCTTATTTTCTACGTAAGAAGCAACCTCTTTTAGAGCTAACTCCCTTAATTGCAATATATTGGATGAAGTAAAAAAGTTTTGCAGTGCCAAGGGAATTTTTTCATGGGGATAAATCTTTCCTCCTTTCAATCGTTCAATCAAATCATCCGCAGTTAGGTCGATATTCACCACCTCATCCGCTTCTTGAATGACTTTATCTGGCACGCGTTCGGTGACATCAATAGATGTAATTTCCTGAACAGCTTGATGTAGACTTTCAATATGCTGGATATTAAGGGCAGATATAACGTGAATACCTGCCTCTAATAACTCCATCACATCTTGCCAACGCTTGGCATTTTTACTTCCTGCAATGTTAGAATGCGCCAATTCATCAATAATTACAATGTCAGGATGATCTTGTAAAATAGCTTCTAAATCCAGTTCTTCTACTTTTTTTCCTTTGTAGAATACCTCTTTTCTCGGTATAAGGGGTAAACCTTCGAGCAGTGCATGGGTTTCCTTGCGGTTATGTGTTTCTATAAACCCCAGTTTGACATTGATTCCCTTCTGAAATAAATCTCGAGCTTCCATCAACATGCGATAGGTTTTGCCAACACCCGCACTCATTCCTATATATACCTTAAATTTACCCCGTTTAGAACGGTGGATAAGCGCTAAAAAATCCTCCGCACTTTGGCGCGTTTCTCTTTCCATTTACAATCGAATTGAAATACTACTTCCTATTGTGAATTGCCCTGAGGTTGCTCGCTCATTTCTCGTGAATATAGCATCCTTACTAGTCAATGATCGCGCTTCTACTCTCCACAGCACTCCGGTTGTAATTTCATAATCTACATTGAATGAATATCCCCAAGTCTGAAAGCCGTTTGGAGTCTCCGTTTGGATGATTACTCCCTCTTTATCGCGATAATATTCTAATCTAGCGGCGATTCTCCATGCGTTGTTTACTTTATATTGTCCCATGATTAACGGTGCACACCAGTTGCTGTAAGTCGTTCCATTTTTCTCTTTTTGTTGAACTCCAAAATCAAAGCCAAACAGCAAGTTCAAGTCTTCATTCAGTTGATAAGTCATATTAGCATGGTGAAAGTAGCGCATTTTACGGTTAACATCGGGTGAATCACTTCCTACAAAGGAACTGCTAGTAAATGCCCAAGCGCTATTTGGCGTATATGTTAATTGATGTCCAAGCGCCAAAGATGAATTGCCCTCTGGACGTTGAATACGCTGCCAGCCATTCATCAAATGCAAAGCCACCAGCCATTTTTTGTTGGGTGTTCCATAGGACAATTTTACTTCGGAGGAAAAATAAGGAGAGTTTTCTGCCATTATACTGCGTGTCATCGTCATAATATCTGCCCCAATATTGCTTTCAAAGCCGATATGTGAAGGCATAATTCCAGCATCCAACCACAATTCATGAGTAGGAGATAATTTAACCCCTACATTGGCCTCATATATATTTTTTAATCCATCGGCCTCATTTACGAGATTCGCTTGCACATAGGTACCTGCCATCAAAGCAAGGTTGGCACGGACCCGTTCCTGTTCATACTTCAACTTGACCATTCCAAAGTTTAGATTTACTTCATTGTGGCGATTGTAGGAATATAGAAATGGCGCTACTTGCCCCGATTCGGGCTGATTCAAATTATACAAATAGTACAACTCCCCATAAGCTGACACCTTAACTGCATCTGTCCATTGGCGTTCTTGTGCTTGAACGGTTGAAAAAGCAAGTGCGCCGCTAATAAGCGCACCTACTAAAAAAAAGCTCTCTTTCATATTATTGTAACGCATCTAATGCGAGGTTTAATTCGACTACATTTATTGTTTGAGGTCCTAATACGCCCAATAAGGGCTGTTGGATGTGTTCTAACACCAATTGTTCCAAGCGACTCACAGCTAGGCCTCTCTTTTTGGCAATGCGTTCGATTTGTACATAGGCAGCGGCCACCGAAATATGAGGGTCTAAACCACTACCACTTGCGGTTACTAAATCCACAGGGATCTCTTGCTTGTTTACTGTCGGATTCTTAGCTATAAAATCAGCTATGCGTTGTTGTACTTCAGCTAAATACTCTTGATTTGATGCGGCTTTGTTACTAGCTCCTGAACCTGCGGCATTGTAATCTACAGCCGAAGGGCGTGACCAAAAATACTGATCCGATGTAAAGGCTTGTCCAATATTGATATATTGTTTTCCCTTCTCACTGTCTACTGTAAATCCTTCGCCTGCATTTGGAGCTGCTTGTGCAATTCCCCACAAGACTAAGGGGTAAATTCCCCCTAGTAATACCAGTAAAGCTGTAGTTAATATAATCGATGGTAATAAATTATTTTTCATGTGTTTAAGAAATAAATAAGGAAACAAAAAGGTCAATTAATTTGATACCAATAAACGGAACAAGTACACCTCCTAGTCCATAAATCAACAAGTTCCTTCTCAACAAGGCACTTGCTCCGATTGGTTTATAGGCAACTCCTTTTAACGCTAAAGGAATCAGAAAAGGAATAATAATTGCATTGAAAATAACCGCAGAAAGGATGGCACTTTCAGGGCTGTGTAATTGCATAATATTCAATCCCTGCAAAGCGGGAATCGCCGTAATAAACAAAGCGGGGATAATGGCAAAGTACTTGGCTACGTCATTAGCGATACTAAAAGTAGTTAGTGTTCCGCGAGTCATTAATAACTGTTTTCCAATTTCGACTACTTCAATTAATTTGGTTGGATCATTGTCTAGATCCACCATATTTCCTGCTTCTTTTGCGGCTTGTGTTCCGCTGTTCATCGCTACTCCAACATTAGCTTGCGCTAAGGCAGGCGCGTCATTCGTACCATCGCCCATCATCGCTACTAATCGTCCTTCAACTTGTTCTTGTTTGATGTAATTCATCTTGTCTTCTGGTTTCGCCTCCGCAATAAAATCATCTACACCTGCCTTTGTAGCAATATACTGAGCAGTCATCGGGTTATCTCCCGTAACCATTACCGTTTTAATTCCCATTTTTCGCAATCGAGCAAATCGTTCTTGAATACCCGGTTTGATAATATCTTGCAATTCAATTACGCCAAGTATTTGTTCATTTTGTGCAACCACTAAAGGTGTTCCTCCGTTTTCAGCCACTTGTTTGACGCAATCCGCTACATTTTGAGGAAATGAATGTCCTGCCTGAATACAACTGTTTTTCATTGCATCAACAGCCCCTTTTCGGATGCGGACATCGCCATAATCAATTCCAGAGCTTCTTGTTTCTGCAGTAAAAGAAATAAAACGCGGATTGTCCACAACGTAATCGCAAGGATCCGCTTGCGCAAGTTCTAAAATTGATTTTCCTTCTGGAGTGTCATCACTAAGTGAACTCAATACTGCAGCTTTGATCAACGTTGAGGGGTCAACACCGTCTGCAGGATGAAAATGAGTTGCCTTGCGATTTCCAATGGTTATCGTTCCCGTTTTATCCAATAGCAATACATCTATATCTCCGGCTGTTTCTACTGCTTTACCGCTTTTCGTAATCACATTGGCTCGTAATGCGCGATCCATTCCCGCAATACCAATAGCAGATAGCAAACCGCCAATTGTCGTTGGAATCAAACACACATAGAGGGAAATCAACGCACCAATAGTAATCGATACATGGGCAAAATCAGCAAATGGCTTAAGCGTAATAACAACTAACGTAAACACCAAGGTAAAGCCAGCAAGTAAGATGGTCAAGGCAATTTCATTAGGCGATTTTTGTCTATTCGCACCTTCTACTAAGGCGATCATTTTATCTAAGAAACTATCCCCAGCTTGTGCCGTTACACGTACTTTAATGCGATCAGACAATACTTTCGTACCTCCGGTAACAGAACTCTTATCTCCACCTGCTTCGCGAATTACAGGAGCACTTTCTCCTGTAATAGCACTTTCATCAATCGTTGCTAATCCCTCAATAATTTCCCCATCTGCGGGGATAATATCTCCAGCAACACAACAGTAAATCATTCCCTTCTGTAAAACAGATGAAGAAACTTGTGTGCCATCTTCTAATGTAGCAGGGGTTTCCTCTCTAGTTTTTCGCAAACTATCCGCTTGTGCTTTCCCTCTAGCCTCTGCGATTGCCTCAGCAAAATTGGCAAACAACAAAGTGATCAACAGCAACAGAAAAATACTAAAGTTGTAACCAAAGCTCCCTTGACTTTGTGCTCCTGTTAAAATCCAGATACAAACGCCGAGCATAATAGTTGTACCAATTTCTACGGTAAACATAACCGGATTGTACACCAATGTTCGGGGATCTAATTTGATAAAAGCCTCTTTGAGGGCCTTTATCACTGCTTCTTTTTGAAAAAGCGCTTGACTATTTTGAGTTGCCATGTTTTATAAACGTGTTAAAGTAAAGTAATCTGCAATTGGACCTAGAGTTAATACCGGAAAGAAGGCTAAAGCTGCTACAAGTAAGATCACTGTTAACACAATGGTTCCAAAGGTTGCAGTATCAGTAGCCAAAGTACCAGCACTTTCGGGCACATAGTCCTTTTGCGCAAGGAATCCGGCCAAGGCCACTGGACCTATAATTGGCAAGAAACGCCCCAGGAGTAAGACAATACCTGTTGAAAAATTCCACCAAGATGTATTATCTCCTAGTCCCTCGAATCCGCTTCCATTATTCGCTGCGGCAGAAGTATATTCATAGAGTATTTCACTAAATCCGTGAAAAGAAGGATTGTTTAAAGTATCTGTTGTCATTTCAGGAAAAGCCACTCCTAGAGCTGTACTGCTGAGAATTAAAAGCGGATGAATAAGTGCTATAACCATGGCAATTTTCATTTCTTTAGCCTCTATTTTCTTTCCAAATAGCTCTGGTGTTCTTCCTACCATTAAGCCACTAATAAATACGGCTAGTACAATGAATACAAAGAAGTTGAGAATACCAACTCCAACTCCTCCATAAAAGGAATTGATCATCATGGCAAGCAATTGATTCATCCCTGATAACGGCATGGTACTATCGTGCATAGAATTGACCGACCCTGTTGAGATTACAGTTGTAACAATGCTCCAAAAACCAGAAGCGGCGGCACCAATTCTCACTTCTTTTCCTTCCATGGCTCCTGCGCTATTGTCAATCCCCATGGCTGCTATATTGGGATTTCCATTAGCCTCCATGATAATATTGGGAATTGCCAAACACAAGAAGCCTACGGTCATTACGCCAAACATCATCCAAGAAAATCGCTTGCGATTAATGTAAAAACCAAAGGCAAACACCATAGCCAACGGAATAATCAATTGAGCTATCATTTCTGTCATGTTACTTAGGTAAGTTGGATTCTCAAAAGGAT contains the following coding sequences:
- the rlmF gene encoding 23S rRNA (adenine(1618)-N(6))-methyltransferase RlmF produces the protein MKEEKQIKKKLHERNKHRGLYDFDQLKLAVPELASFISKNPSGVDTIDFALPEAVVLLNKAILMKEYKITFWEMPKTNLCPPIPGRADYIHYIADLLAEGNGGKIPTGRGVKVLDLGIGANVIYPIIGIAEYGWEFVGSEVDVVSMKTASHIVENNPHLKQNIEIRQQKSKRNILKNIIGEKEYFDVVICNPPFFSSREEVLAKTTQKLRNLGKEVVGKPVQNFSGQNNELWCEGGEKAFITNYIYESKHFKRQAVWFTTLVSNKDNLKPLQSLLKRSEAAEVRIIAMEQGNKISRILAWRY
- a CDS encoding ATP-binding protein — translated: MRHQVLVYSLVLLAVFSFTHCTNKQLTSPTDIDQLYAVQYDNTHKDSLAKSLAHSVANALTLSNTQHNRSVIDSTLNQLRWTLDSVNFQQLAQKSISFSLRKNDLPHLARTYNHMGMYYHDSYQLDSTFYYYIKTENIYKKLNDSLKIGETKFYQARLLFEMGLHMESESKVSQALSILNQYPQNPVNFEANQLMGLCLMERKNYKEAETYLITAVHQIQQDITKHKVLDTKRAKMAIGNAYGNLAEVCYSQNKFIEAKAYALRGQAYLEEDTPIMLVSFLRNTLAQCNYRLTKDSRFIQEVHQSFIDDSILGNSFRMYYSAMNLAHLYLLEQQPQQANTWAQLAYTNATKHQVLPQQVEALEFLLTHDDYQMHDKVKELIRLRQALTTQENQTRNTFARIAYQTEVIEKENNQLKDRIYTVVIFGIILLFILIISIFRSELKIKNKELQLVKAQRKANKSINELIVERNLISLDIKKKERNRIAKNLHDSIVNTLFGVRFHLELLDTPQTESKQLLIQELKKLENTTRDISHTLIDNRLFNEHQFEQVVTDLVSFQINAWKTRFSLEFDSRINFEKLDATTKINLYYILQEAIQNVNKYSKATLCTIVFHYTASTFNLIICDNGIGFEKTEGMGMGVSNMHERSQQINATLHLHSKQGEGVMLTVAVPH
- a CDS encoding sensor histidine kinase, with the protein product MKIKTKLTLGLGLLFTLIVFLGGIGAVYIHFLKLDTRNILHDNYNSLLYAKSMLRALDQQGERQLIQFEEQLKNQEGNATEVGEKEMNITLRNYFESYKSNGQRETDLLQIRTWLIEVMEMNMQAIALKSELANKTAVQATIWIAIAGVACFVIALGLLINLPSNIADPIQKLTASIKQIASSNYKERVFLDKQDEFGELAQSFNTMAQKLEEYNSSHLAKLMRQKKRIEALINSMSDVVIGLDENMQVIFVNEEACKVLGLSEEEMVGISSKDIAIYNDLMRMLLKEIKVPQAEKEPFKIIHNDKENYFDQQFLHIEITPTGEAVKELVGHVIILKNITEFKELDAAKTRFIATVSHEFKTPISAMKMSLQLLQNSRIGTLNEEQNVLVDSIQEDVGRLLKITSELLNLTQIESGKITMNRQPCKVQQIVQYAVEANHIQAEQKKIQIEVRLPDEMKAISVDIEKTTWVLTNLIANAINYSHESSVVAVSVTQEVDQTTIKVKDQGIGIPPEYLNRVFDRYFRVPGTHREGTGLGLSISKEFIEAQQGTIAVNSEYGVGSEFVLNVQTI
- a CDS encoding sensor protein KdpD; translation: MERETRQSAEDFLALIHRSKRGKFKVYIGMSAGVGKTYRMLMEARDLFQKGINVKLGFIETHNRKETHALLEGLPLIPRKEVFYKGKKVEELDLEAILQDHPDIVIIDELAHSNIAGSKNAKRWQDVMELLEAGIHVISALNIQHIESLHQAVQEITSIDVTERVPDKVIQEADEVVNIDLTADDLIERLKGGKIYPHEKIPLALQNFFTSSNILQLRELALKEVASYVENKVATEVSRSISVKPSRFMACISSNEKNAKNVIRKTARLASYLNSKWYVLYVQTPPEHPNKIALDKQRHLINNFKLATELGAEIIKSEHANIAKAILIQVEQRQITTICIGKPRLRLYQIILATNVFNQLLKKLTSLPIDIIIFSK
- a CDS encoding porin, yielding MRYNNMKESFFLVGALISGALAFSTVQAQERQWTDAVKVSAYGELYYLYNLNQPESGQVAPFLYSYNRHNEVNLNFGMVKLKYEQERVRANLALMAGTYVQANLVNEADGLKNIYEANVGVKLSPTHELWLDAGIMPSHIGFESNIGADIMTMTRSIMAENSPYFSSEVKLSYGTPNKKWLVALHLMNGWQRIQRPEGNSSLALGHQLTYTPNSAWAFTSSSFVGSDSPDVNRKMRYFHHANMTYQLNEDLNLLFGFDFGVQQKEKNGTTYSNWCAPLIMGQYKVNNAWRIAARLEYYRDKEGVIIQTETPNGFQTWGYSFNVDYEITTGVLWRVEARSLTSKDAIFTRNERATSGQFTIGSSISIRL
- the kdpC gene encoding potassium-transporting ATPase subunit KdpC; the protein is MKNNLLPSIILTTALLVLLGGIYPLVLWGIAQAAPNAGEGFTVDSEKGKQYINIGQAFTSDQYFWSRPSAVDYNAAGSGASNKAASNQEYLAEVQQRIADFIAKNPTVNKQEIPVDLVTASGSGLDPHISVAAAYVQIERIAKKRGLAVSRLEQLVLEHIQQPLLGVLGPQTINVVELNLALDALQ
- the kdpB gene encoding potassium-transporting ATPase subunit KdpB codes for the protein MATQNSQALFQKEAVIKALKEAFIKLDPRTLVYNPVMFTVEIGTTIMLGVCIWILTGAQSQGSFGYNFSIFLLLLITLLFANFAEAIAEARGKAQADSLRKTREETPATLEDGTQVSSSVLQKGMIYCCVAGDIIPADGEIIEGLATIDESAITGESAPVIREAGGDKSSVTGGTKVLSDRIKVRVTAQAGDSFLDKMIALVEGANRQKSPNEIALTILLAGFTLVFTLVVITLKPFADFAHVSITIGALISLYVCLIPTTIGGLLSAIGIAGMDRALRANVITKSGKAVETAGDIDVLLLDKTGTITIGNRKATHFHPADGVDPSTLIKAAVLSSLSDDTPEGKSILELAQADPCDYVVDNPRFISFTAETRSSGIDYGDVRIRKGAVDAMKNSCIQAGHSFPQNVADCVKQVAENGGTPLVVAQNEQILGVIELQDIIKPGIQERFARLRKMGIKTVMVTGDNPMTAQYIATKAGVDDFIAEAKPEDKMNYIKQEQVEGRLVAMMGDGTNDAPALAQANVGVAMNSGTQAAKEAGNMVDLDNDPTKLIEVVEIGKQLLMTRGTLTTFSIANDVAKYFAIIPALFITAIPALQGLNIMQLHSPESAILSAVIFNAIIIPFLIPLALKGVAYKPIGASALLRRNLLIYGLGGVLVPFIGIKLIDLFVSLFIS
- the kdpA gene encoding potassium-transporting ATPase subunit KdpA gives rise to the protein MNTEIFGIIVTFLVAIGISIPLGKYIAKVYAGQPTCLDGIMAPIENLFYKSSKIRPEEGMNWKQHLVALLTINAVWFAVGFVLLLTQGSLPLNPDNNPSMPPDLAFNTIISFLVNCNLQHYAGETGVTYLTQLGLMFLQFVSAATGMAAAVAVFEAFKQKKTTLLGNFYVYFVKSLTRILLPISMVVAVILIFQGTPMTFEGKDSMTTLEGQQVEVSRGPAAAFIAIKHLGTNGGGFFGTNSAHPFENPTYLSNMTEMIAQLIIPLAMVFAFGFYINRKRFSWMMFGVMTVGFLCLAIPNIIMEANGNPNIAAMGIDNSAGAMEGKEVRIGAAASGFWSIVTTVISTGSVNSMHDSTMPLSGMNQLLAMMINSFYGGVGVGILNFFVFIVLAVFISGLMVGRTPELFGKKIEAKEMKIAMVIALIHPLLILSSTALGVAFPEMTTDTLNNPSFHGFSEILYEYTSAAANNGSGFEGLGDNTSWWNFSTGIVLLLGRFLPIIGPVALAGFLAQKDYVPESAGTLATDTATFGTIVLTVILLVAALAFFPVLTLGPIADYFTLTRL